Within Sphaerodactylus townsendi isolate TG3544 linkage group LG05, MPM_Stown_v2.3, whole genome shotgun sequence, the genomic segment aaaaAGGAACAGACACCCACCGCCTCAGATTCCTTGTTTCAAACAGCGTGTCTTCATCGCTCTCCAGTGAAGCCATCTCTACATTATCTTCAGAGTTAGACAGTAGACCGTATTTTTTCCTTGCAGGCTTCCTTgtgctaagaaaaaaaaagttttattttcacaTTAGCTGCAATATTCCAAAATCTCTTGCGGTACACTTGGTTCGGTTGCCATTTCTAAATAAGGGCTTGTTGCCAAggagcaacaagaacatccaaaGGGGATTGTCTTTGGACTTGCCCAGTTGAGTCATTCAGAAAGTCAGTGAGAAAACCAGTGCCAATAGCAACCAAAAACAGTCCTGAGTACACAGGAGCATAACATGGCATTTATCAAATAAgtgctagatttgaatccagtagcagcTTAGAGACCAAGATTTTTGGGGAATAAGCTTTTGacaatcaaagctccctttgtcagataccagctttgactttcaaaagcttatatcccaaaatTCTTCTGAGTCTATTTAAattgctactggatttgaatctaatcAACTACAGATCAACATGGCTGCCCCAATGAAACTTATCAAACAACAGTTTTGAAAACACACTGCTGGCTCCTGATATTCAACcggacattttttattttaaaagtcagcaAATAAAGCTTGCTCTTAAACATGAGGAAGGGTTCCTGATTTATCTAACAAACTTTTGACACTCTACAAAAATGCTGTAAATAACCTTAATTCTCAATGTAATCTAGGCTGAGCAACTCAGGAACAAGAGGCAAGATGACACAAAACATAATTAAAGTATTATATTTTGATGCTTCAAGGAGTTCAGATTAGCATTTATGGTGGTTTTCCCTCTCCAACCTTTACAATAATCTGATCTAGTAAATCAGgctatttatttagtttattagctgcctttctttcaaactcaaggtggcttacaacataggCAACACACATGAAATGAAAAACTTTACAAACGCAAAAACCAAAATATTAAACCATAACTCAGGACTGTATACTGCTccatacagtctttctgtctgcgttttgaatgtactcttgatttgtactttataaatgtctgttaacgctctagagcctattttaaatgcctaataaaggttgttgttaagAAAACTCAGGACTGCTAGTAAATTTAACCAAATGCAGCCCTAAGTAAATCCACCTATAAATCAAAAGTGAGGGACCCAGGGTAGCTCCCCTGGGGATGCTGTTTCATGATTGCGGGGCTGCCACTTAAAAGGCCCACTCTCATGTACCCACCAAACAAGCTTCTCTGATTGGTGGGGCAGTGAGGAGGACCTCTCCCTATAAACCTAATTCCTAGACAGGGAATCTGAGAGAGCAGGATTAGCCCAGTGAGTAAGATCTGAAACACTGATGCAAGCCTAACCCTGCATTCCATGCACCATAAGGCCAAAGTAGCCTCATTTCTGTTCTTCCCTTGTTACCAGCCAATATGAGAATCTATCAGAGGGGTCAAAACATGGCTAGTCTTCTATATGCCTATTCAATCTTTCTCTTTTGCCGCAATACAAATTTCTCACAGTAACATGTCTACGATCTTAGGGAGAAAAGGGGCATTATGATTTCCTGGTTCTTAGTTTTCCATTTCACTGTGTCTTTTAAAATAGCTATGGCGTCTTTAGCATTTTATGAGATTTTAATTTATAAACTGACTGGAGTTCATTATGCTTGCACCAGCAGTTAAAAAAACgccaaagaaaaaacaacaaatttAATTACAGGGCTTTTGTGAGTGTAATATAACAAAGTGGTACCCAGTACACTCCAAACACTGAAAGTGCTACACAAACTCCTCACACACTCTATTAAAATCATTAGAAACTGTGCCATTATTATTTCAGTGTGTCATTATTTCAGAATATCCTGGACTCATTCCGAGTTCCTTGCTTAACCCCTCATCCGCTGTCAAAgtagcacagcccccccccccccccgtgcaaatTTATCCCAAGTTACCCGCAGGCAAACTAccctctctcatttctctctCCATGGTgctggatggagggggagggaataatGGCACCGTCCTACCTTACAGTCTTGTTTTACAGATTACAACGAGAGCATGTATTAGGAACACTCTGAACACTCTACGAGTGCAACGGGATTATCCACCTAACTTATCCACctaactgtttttattgtatttattgggattattctattgttttagttgcaatgtattgtgtctggttgcctgtaaaccgccctgagcccttcgggggaagggcgatctgataaatcgaataaataataataacaaccaccaccaccaccaccacaccaccaccaccaccggtgCAGCCCACCCTTCTTACCGCCACACTCGGCCGCCGAGGTAATAGAGGAGGGCCAGGGCGGCGAGAGCCAAGAAGACATAGAAGGCGCGCTGCAGGGCCGGCAGCCCCAGCCCGAAGAGGCCCGAAGGCGGCGAGGACCCGGACGGGGTGGCTACGGTGGAAGGACCCGATGCGATCCCCTGGCTGTGGCCTCCGCGCCCCGGCGGAACCGTCACAGGCGCCACCGAGGCCGTGCcgttggcggcggcggcagcagcagcttcGGCGGCGGCCGTTGCCCCCAACCACGCCGCCATGAACACGACACGCGACGCCGCCATTGAGTCCGCGAAGGGGGAAAATAGCCACACCGGAAGTGCTCTCGGGGGACCTCTGCGGCACGGACCAACTTCCGGAAGTGGTGGCTCTGGCGGTCCCCAACTGAAAACACCCGGCAACTGGAGTTCCGCCTCAACCATAGTTTTGGGATAGAGCGGCTCATGGACGGAGACGGCGGTCTGTGTCGTGTGTGGGTTAGAGTGCCGTACTAGTATTGGCAAGAcgcgggttcgaatccccacttgcgCCACACAAGTTTGCAGGGTGGTAGAGATGCGAAAGACTATTGCACACAGCGGGCGGTCTCTTTGCCGAGCTTGAACCCAGAGGGTGCGACTCTAAACCGCTCTAGTATTGTCATCGCTAGGGAAAAGGAGGGACATCTTCATTTTATCTTGGGGATGAAGTTCAAAGGACGAGCTTCAATTTCGGTCcataaactacagttcccaggggcCATCACGGCGGCCAAAGACACGCCTCGCGCGTTGCAAAGCCGTCTGGGAACTGCAGTCGTCTCTTCCCGTCGCGGAGCTGGAAAACTAATTTGGTGGCGTTTCGCGGCTTTTGGGAATGGTCGTCCGGCCTAAACTGCGGATGGTTCCTGACACTAAGGCTCATGGGAGAGAGAGTCATTTTTTTAGACCTTCCCCCTTCGCAATGTATTATGGGAAATACAAACCAGCCTGGCCGTTTTGActtgatagcttttaaaagggctatTTGGCCGCGCTAAGCCTTCTGGGAAATCACCCCCTCCTCGACGGATCTTTTTCCtcagtgttctttttttcccagcgTTCCTAGCGAGAGGGCCATTCACCCGGCGCGCGGGGGctttctgggagttgtagtccgtgCCTCAGCGCTGCTTCTCGAGGCCTGTGCCCTTGGCTTCTCCGTCATGCTGCCCGCCAGCCGCTGCCTCGCACTCTCCCTCCGCCGGGCTCTGGCGCTGGGCGCTCCGCGGGCCTCAGCACGGCATTATGCTGAAGCGGCCCCCGCTGCGGGTGGCTCGGCCCAGATGGCCTTCACATTTTCTTCGCCCACGGAGGTATTGCCATGGGGGCTGGGGGGCGAGGAAGCTGTTGTGGGGCGAACCCCTGAAAATGGGGACTGGGGAGTGGACGATGCCTCTGAAACCTTCTCCTGCATACTAGTGTCCGTGGTGTTTTATGTTCATAGCGTAGTTCTCCCCTTTCCATCCTCGCAatgaccctgcgaggtaggtcagtCTGTGTTCTaaaatggagaaccaggtttgattccccactcctccacataagcagcagactcttacctgatggattggttttgtttccctgttcctgcacatgaagcctgctgggcgaccttgggctagtcccaggtttttcaaaactctcagccacacctgccttacaaggtggggaaaggaagggaaaatgggtttgtaagccattttgagtctcttagcaagagagaaaggtggggtataaattcaaactcttcttctagtgagCTACTTGGTTGAATGAGTATTCGAATACAGGGCTCCTGTTTCTTGTCTCCACACTGGCTGTCATTTGTTTCTATCTGCTGCTTCTGACTGCATCACTAGTGAATTACACAGCAGTGATATTGTTCAGTAACGACAATGCTCTGAACGCAACTTTCTGGTCTGTCTGCCTGTCACGTTTTGAGCCCATTCTTCTGTCGATTTCCCTTCTCTGTTTTACTTTCTCAAAAGCCTTGTGAATTAAGTCGGGTGGGTAGCTTAAGGTCACCAGTGAGTTTGTgggtgtggggatttgaacccccaCTGGCTTCTAATTCCTAGCTGATGCTTTTAATTAGAGTGGCAGTAGCACATCTGTTAAGTAGGTTGGACTAGGACTGAGGAATTCTGGGGTAAAATCTCCTCATCCATAGAAATGTAAAAAGTTCTAGAAATGTTCTCGTGAAAACTGAAATCTGTGCATCACTTACTTTCTCATTAGACCGTAACCAGGCAGCAAGAGGCTTGTACATTCAGCTGTGTGTGtacttttaaaaaggttttggTTCAgcaacttcttccctttgtctcAAAGTCAAAAATGAGTTTTCTGTCTTGCTTGTCTTTCCAGGTTTTCTACAACGCAGCCAACGTGAAGCAAGTAGACGTCCCCACCCTGAGTGGAGTCTTTGGTATCTTGGCCTCCCACGTCCCCACCTTGCAGGTCTTGAAGCCGGGGATTGTGACCGTCTTCGCTGAGGATGGATCAGCTACTAAGTATTTTGGTGCGTTTGGGGACTTTGGCCTGTTCCTTGGGTCAGAGCTTCCTCTGCTGTAGTACCCTCTGCAAAGGCGGAGCtaccaaggggtggggggtgcgcattgcaccaggcgcatgcctgggagtGGAAAatcccctgtggtgccccctccccacttaccttagtgaaacagtgcaggctggagaagcggcctgttcccttcaggctgaaaacggcctggtgggaactacacttcccaggagatcttgcgagCCCCAAAGTCTCATaggaagtttattttatttatttatttatttatgggatttctataccgcccaatccccaaagggattgtttagttcccaccaggccgttttcagcctgaagggaacaggccgctcctccagcctgcactgtttcactaaggtaagtgggtggggaggcagggcgtgtggggggcggggggcggaaaacacagagtgcacactgggcgcagtatggcccagctacgcctctgaccctcTCTCTTTTGCCATGTCGTGGCCCTCTTTTCTAGGGCAGCCAAATACTTGCACTGACAGCCAGAGACCCTTCTACTGTGTAGTCATTAGAAGCACAGCTTCAGGGGAGGCTCTGAGGCAGAAAACTTGGGACTTTGGGTGGCTTGTGGCTGTAGCATCTATTGACACTCTCTTTCTCAATTGTGTGATTTTAGTGAGCAGTGGTTCCATCACAGTGAACGCAGATTCCTCCGTCCAGTTGCTGGCCGAAGAAGTGGCGGAGTTGGATCGCCTTGATCTTGCGGTTAGTGCCAACCTTGCCCGAATCATGGTTTTATCAAATTTGCAAAAGCATATGATACAGCTCCCAGTTCCTCTGATCAAACTTGAAATGCAGTGTGCTTCTTCCTTTGCCaaatcttatgttcttaaatctggtGATGTTTTGGCTAGTATTTGTTTCTCTGAGGGCAAAAAGCATCCTTAAAAACGTTCAGCAAGTTgggaagatttgggggggggggaggggtaatagTTGCAGGGTTCTGATTATTTTGGGTTGGCATTCTCAGTCCAGCGAACAGAATCAGAGGTTCTCTTTTATCCAGCGACTACAGTCAGAGATCTTCCAGAAGGTCACAgagtgggccccccccccccccccttttactttCCAGTAGCTTGGAATTGTTTCTCATGTTTTTATGCGAGTGTGTGGACACACACTTTGATCTGCTTAGGCTATACTATTGCTGCCAACAGCATGCAAAATGTATGTCAAGTTACAGAATTTGATTTTTCTTGACGTGAGATGAGGAcacctttatttttttatatattttgttcaacttgtatgctgcccttcccctcaggcCGGCTtccaacatattataaacaataaaGACACAAATTACATTACAACTGAAATGTCAGATGGCAGCTAGCCCATTCACTTTAAAGGTACTACAATACTAAACCTTAAAATAgcaatgtgatgtggcagccaagaaaagcaatgcaattctgggctgcatcaatataGTGTTTAGATTGAGGAGTGTCATAGTACCACTGTATGGTGCATTGGTTAggcctcacttggaatactgtgtccacttctgggcaccacaattcaagaaggatattgacatgctggaatgggtccagaggacggcaaccaaaatggtaaaaggtctggattgcATGTCTTGGAGGAGCGGCTTAGGGAACTACATATGTTTTGTTGGccaagagaaggttaaggggtgacatgatagccatgtttaaatttttgaagggatgtcatgttgaagatggaacaaggttgtcttttgctgctccagagactaggacaaggagtaatgggttcaaggtgcaggaaaagagattccacctaaacattaggaagaacttcctgaccgtcagggctgttcgacagtggaattcactgcctcggagagtggtggaatctccttctttgaaggtttttaaacaaagcccGGATCAGCATatgccgggagtgctttgattgtgtgttcctgcatggcagggggttgaacttgatggcccttgtggtctcttccaactttatgattctataatctggagaactgggttaggaTAACTTCCTGACaattagggctgttcgacagtggaattcactgcctcgggggAGGAGGGTggtgtctcctttggaggtttttaaacagaggctggatggccatccgtcaaGAGTTCTTttattgtgtcttcctgcatggcaggaggttggactcgatggcccttgtggtctattCCAAACAGAGTCCAAAACCCAGATAAAGGAAGCGTAAGGGATAAGGAGGCCAGCTGATGGTGGAAACGGTAGCTTTCTccaccatatgcctggtggaacagctctgtcttacagaccctccGGAATCGAGTCAGATTCTGCAGGGCCCTTGTCTCTTTGGACAGAGCGTTCCATCAGTTTGGGGCCAGGGCCGGAAACGCCCTTACCCTGATTGAAACTAGCTGGATATCTTTTGAGCCAGGGACTGTCAGCAGGCTGTTACTCACTGATCGCAGCGTGCGTTGGTGAGAAGAGGCTTGAACTTTGACACAGAAACCTGACTGACTACCTAGTTAATTTTTCTCATCGTTTCTTTGATGCGCTTTGTGTGCACGTTTTTGGCACTGAAACTCCAACCTTGACAGGAGCTAACCTTCCTGATACACTAATAGGGTTGGACATCCCATCACATCGCAGGAAGTTCTAACCTTCCAGTTCCTCAAGGGAAGGATGTTTTGTGGTGCTGACTAAGCTGTACTCTGCCCCAACCCCTTTGAAAAAATCAATATCCTTGCAGCAAGGTCAGTGTTCCTGTTTCAAGCAGCAGATGCCTCGGTTAGAGAAGGAACTCGCCCCAGGCATTTAAAGATTCCTGTGGGGGGGATAGCAACCACTCATTAACAATGTATTGTAAATTGATTTGGTAGGAATGCCTGGTTGCAATAATGCTGGAGTAGCCTACGTGAGTAGGTTTGTATCAGCAAAGAGCTTTTTTCTTAAATTTTGTAGGTGATGGAACTACAACCCTAAAACTGCCATTGAATGAAAGAAAATCCTATTAAAAGTGTACCGAGGCAAGCTGGAAATATGATAAACCATCATGAAAACAGGAGCTATTTAATAAATTATGAAAGCCATCAATGATTAAGTATGCTTAGCTCTGGAATGAGGGAGCAGTTGTGATGCACGCAGagtctttccctccccacaaaggATGAGCGGATCCAGTAAATGGGGCTGGGGAAGAGTCCAGGGGTGAACGGTAAAGCAGACCGCAGAGGCCAAAAGGGATGTGCCTGCATAGCAGCTGATTGGTCGGGTCTGCTCAGCGGCACCCCCTCCTGGTTGCCCCAAGTAAAGCTCAGCATTCAATGCTGGGCCTGGGATCAGCTGTCTGTTTACCTGGCTGGCAGTGGGGCCCTAGCAAATTCCCACTTTGACCCAGACCTTCCTTCCCAGTTTTATGCCtgattcctttccctttcacaGGCGGCCAAGTCAAACTTGGAAAAGGCCTTGGCGGAGCTGTCCTCGGCCTCAGACGAAACGGCGAAGGCTGAAGCGCAGATTAGCGTGGAGGCCAACGAAGCCCTTGTGAAAGCCCTGGAGTGAGAAGGAGGGTGAGTGTCCCCTGGGCCTGACTATGTCAGATGTCTCGTGTCCTGCTGCAGAAGATCCTAGTCAAGGAGCGGTGCGGCCTCGTGCTGTATTGCAGGAACTGGGAATTCGTTGCCTGGCAATATGGGGGAGAAGGTTGAAATTAACATTAACAAGCTATGTTGCAGATAGACTGACTTGTTGAAGGGAATACATTACTAAAGCTGTGTGCATGGAGGGTTTCTCCCACTCAACAAAAAGAGAGTCCGAGTGTTGGTTAGACTGTCGGTCTAgcgcaggggtgggcaactatggccctccagatgttcgtggactacaattcccatcagcccctgccagaatagccaattggccatgttggcaggggctgtgtctgggagacccaggttcgaatccctactctgccatggaagctttctcggtgactttgggccagccacacccTCTCAGCTTgagcaacctcacagggttgctgtgagaataaaatggatgatGAGAGAACTATggggtccctgttggggagaagtaaattaataaatgaaaagtGCAATAGTCAGAGGTCGTGCCAATCCATGGTTAAGGAAACTGAATTATGACTGCATGCATTTGTTCCAGCTTGTCCCCGGCAGGCCTGAATTCAGCGTGCTGTTGTGCTTGCACACTCCCCTCCCATTCTCCCAGCTcggagtacataagaacataagaactagcctgctggatcagaccagagtccatctagtccagcactctgctactcgcagtggcccaccaggtgcctttgggagctcacgtgcaggatgtgaaagcaatggccttctgctgctgctcctgagcacctggtctgctaaggcctttgcaatctgagatcaaggaggatcaagattggtagccatagatcgacttctcctccataaatctgtccaagccctttttaaagctatccaggttagtggccatcaccacctcctgtggcagcatattccaaacaccaatcacacgttgggtgaagaagtgtttccttttattagtccttattcttccccccagcattttcaatgaaagccccctggttctagtattgtgagaaagagaaaaatttctctctgtcaacattttctaccccatgcataattttatagacttcaatcatatccccccacagTTGAAGAGCTTTAGGATTTGAGTCAAAATCCCAGTTGTTGCCCCTGGGCAACCTGGAGCTCATTTTCTCTTTGCCTTACAGCAGTTTgagatattgtgtgtgtgtgtgtaaagtgccatcacattgcagccaacttgtggcaaccccagtaaaggggctttcaagacaagtgagaagcagagctggtttgccattcaGCTTCaggatttccttggtgatctcccttacaactcctgaccctgcttagcttccaagatctgacgagctGGAGCTGCACCACTCCCCTTGCTCTCCCAGTTGAGAGTCTAGTAGTTCTAGTGTAATTCTGGTTTAGGGTCCTACTGGGGAAGAAATCAGACTCCATGTTAGCCAGGTGACTGATTGCATTTGGCTATCGCAGTAAGCTTTAAGGCTTCCCATCCTCAGAAGCTTTCAGTCT encodes:
- the FAM174C gene encoding protein FAM174C — translated: MAASRVVFMAAWLGATAAAEAAAAAAANGTASVAPVTVPPGRGGHSQGIASGPSTVATPSGSSPPSGLFGLGLPALQRAFYVFLALAALALLYYLGGRVWRTRKPARKKYGLLSNSEDNVEMASLESDEDTLFETRNLRR
- the ATP5F1D gene encoding ATP synthase subunit delta, mitochondrial — encoded protein: MLPASRCLALSLRRALALGAPRASARHYAEAAPAAGGSAQMAFTFSSPTEVFYNAANVKQVDVPTLSGVFGILASHVPTLQVLKPGIVTVFAEDGSATKYFVSSGSITVNADSSVQLLAEEVAELDRLDLAAAKSNLEKALAELSSASDETAKAEAQISVEANEALVKALE